In one window of Megalopta genalis isolate 19385.01 chromosome 4, iyMegGena1_principal, whole genome shotgun sequence DNA:
- the LOC117221926 gene encoding uncharacterized protein LOC117221926 isoform X1 produces MAYRGVKGSDPFVSKTSRNERFAQMSKQEQIIQQKKLEIQAKMQEQKAKEAVENLKKGNALIPNSRTIKANTAKKQEEKPAVSQTINLFANDGSFLDQFKRIASNKGTAKTESIFPLKSEEKREDKYSETMQDKERKKTNDTSRDCENRRDRKRVDSRWERSSDKRHSSSSSPSPTRHASSQSPEARRNFNQLPSNGQRMQHNQQQYFPRNGNSSLVPPLASQTVMHLTNVPPPNIRNIITNIPPPNLSKMLPPKNLVNSYPGLDDRSGDSRLQMSSHALHASSHSSVQTIHANTNVPPPNIHISRTIQPNLQNLPPPTLSTSASLLPSSAASSLSSSSTCSNSGSSSSSSTCSTSSLLQQPPPPPPPPPPPPPPPPPPLPPSSSSTATSSASILSTSAAVSGTQQHIISCGRQCGVLRPSTLQPTNLPPPNIPPPNLLSTLTEIPPNMMTIPPSQTIVVTVPNASNVPNIPPPNVIPSVMMSTPPPPVHNVPSSINSVPPPNLNIPPPNVPPPPIMQSAGPLPPLMSTSYPLPNQVAQVPMGPPNIQVPPPARPLSGLQATEQLVCPVEAEQLARIVADCGDEIEQEAREKNAQDPKLWFLHQKQSAAYLQYRGLVAKFRAEKSTKEQKDSGAEPYCPEEALSDNDDSEHIHANKHVFSMQDRSKEENKEERKRKRRSRWGDPDNKVSIAEINTLSVQKQNSGGLSQPGIAIPGQIGQPAVIIPSSKMQHAKAKNPMLTKISRNDPALIQYARQTFGTLDLTEEQWKKAEDHYKINLLYQNLLRKREELKRLEAQGKHKYEYDSDEETEGGTWEHKLRSAEMEATQMWAEELTAQAEGKHHIGDFLPPDELKKFLEQYNAVKQGKEPDLSDYKEYKLKEDNIGFQMLQKLGWSEGQGLGSEGNGRIEPVNKATNRFDSAGLGSERPDGVSRDDDEFDAYRKRMMLAYRFRPNPLNNPRRPYY; encoded by the exons ATGGCGTATCGTGGTGTAAAAGGTTCTGATCCGTTTGTTTCGAAAACATCTCGAAATGAACGTTTCGCGCAAATGTCGAAACaagaacaaattattcagcaGAAGAAACTAGAGATACAAGCTAAAATGCAAGAACAGAAAGCGAAAGAAGCTGTGGAAAATTTGAAAAAGGGCAATGCTCTAATTCCGAATTCAAGAACAATTAAAGCTAATACTGCCAA GAAACAAGAAGAGAAACCAGCCGTGTCGCAAACGATTAATCTATTTGCCAACGACGGCAGTTTTTTAGATCAATTTAAAAGAATCGCGAGTAACAAAGGAACAGCAAAAACGGAGTCGATATTTCCTTTGAAATCTgaagagaaaagagaagacaagTACTCGGAGACTATGCAGGATAAGGAAAGAAAGAAGACCAACGACACGAGCAGGGACTGTGAAAATAGGAGAGACCGTAAAAGAGTCGATTCTAGATGGGAAAGAAGCTCCGATAAGAGACATAGTTCGTCTTCGAGTCCATCTCCTACCAGACACGCGTCGTCGCAAAGCCCGGAAGCTCGACGTAATTTCAACCAATTACCTTCCAATGGACAGCGCATGCAACACAATCAGCAACAGTATTTTCCCAGAAATGGAAATTCGTCTCTCGTGCCTCCTCTTGCGTCTCAAACTGTGATGCATCTGACAAACGTACCTCCGCCTAATATAAGAAACATCATAACCAACATTCCTCCTCCAAACTTATCAAAAATGCTTCCTCCGAAGAATTTGGTCAACTCCTATCCTGGACTGGACGATCGATCTGGAGATAGTAGATTGCAGATGTCGTCGCATGCATTACACGCATCATCACACTCCTCTGTACAAACTATACACGCAAATACCAATGTGCCTCCGCCGAATATTCACATTTCTCGGACGATACAACCTAATCTACAAAATTTACCACCGCCTACACTTTCTACATCCGCATCGTTACTACCATCGTCGGCGGCGTCATCGTTATCGTCATCTTCTACATGTTCCAATTCGGGTTCATCTTCCTCCTCATCCACGTGTTCGACTTCATCATTATTACAacaaccaccaccaccaccacctccACCACCACCGCCACCACCACCGCCACCACCACCGTTACCACCGTCGTCATCGTCAACGGCGACTTCGTCAGCCTCGATATTATCAACGTCAGCAGCGGTATCGGGCACGCAACAGCATATAATCTCATGTGGGCGTCAATGCGGTGTACTACGACCCTCTACTTTACAACCTACGAATCTACCACCTCCAAATATTCCTCCACCCAATCTGTTATCAACGTTGACGGAAATACCGCCAAATATGATGACCATCCCACCTTCGCAGACGATCGTAGTCACCGTACCGAATGCATCCAACGTACCCAATATTCCCCCGCCAAATGTGATACCATCCGTGATGATGTCGACTCCACCACCCCCAGTTCATAATGTACCGTCGAGTATAAATTCAGTTCCCCCACCAAATTTAAATATTCCACCCCCGAACGTGCCACCACCACCCATTATGCAAAGTGCTGGTCCACTTCCTCCTTTAATGTCAACGAGCTATCCTCTTCCCAATCAAGTCGCTCAGGTACCTATGGGACCGCCTAATATTCAAGTGCCACCACCGGCAAGGCCATTGTCTGGTCTTCAAGCTACCGAACAGCTAG TGTGTCCCGTAGAGGCTGAGCAGCTGGCACGCATCGTCGCTGATTGTGGAGATGAAATCGAGCAGGAAGCGCGAGAGAAGAATGCACAAGATCCTAAATTATG GTTTCTGCACCAAAAGCAAAGTGCAGCGTACCTGCAGTACAGGGGCTTAGTGGCCAAGTTTCGTGCTGAAAAGTCGACCAAGGAACAGAAAGACAGCGGTGCTGAACCGTATTGTCCGGAAGAAGCACTCAGCGATAACGACGACAGCGAacatattcatgcgaacaaaCATGTTTTCTCGATGCAAG ATCGATCAAAGGAGGAGAACAAAGAAGAACGTAAACGGAAAAGACGTAGTCGTTGGGGTGACCCGGACAATAAAGTGTCGATAGCGGAAATCAACACATTATCTGTGCAGAAACAAAACAGTGGGGGTCTTTCGCAACCAGGTATTGCGATTCCTGGACAAATCGGGCAACCAGCTGTGATAATACCATCGTCAAAGATGCAACATGCCAAAGCTAAAAATCCCATGTTAACCAAAATTTCAAGAAACGATCCAGCTTTGATACAGTACGCTCGGCAAACATTCGGCACGTTGGATCTCACCGAGGAACAATGGAAAAAAGCGGAGGATCATTATAAG ATAAATCTGCTCTATCAAAATTTGTTGAGAAAAAGGGAAGAATTAAAACGTTTGGAGGCACAGGGGAAGCATAAATACGAATACGATAGCGACGAAGAAACCGAAGGTGGCACTTGGGAACATAAACTTAGATCCGCCGAAATGGAAGCCACTCAAATGTGGGCGGAAGAACTGACGGCCCAAGCGGAAGGAAAACATCATATCGGTGACTTTTTACCGCCGGACGAACTTAAGAAATTCTTGGAACAATACAACGCGGTCAAGCAAGGAAAAGAACCTGATCTTAGCGACTATAAAGAGTACAAGCTGAAAGAAGATAATATAG GATTTCAGATGTTGCAGAAACTAGGTTGGAGCGAGGGGCAAGGCTTGGGTAGCGAGGGCAATGGTCGTATCGAACCTGTCAATAA GGCCACTAATCGATTCGATAGTGCTGGCTTAGGATCGGAAAGACCGGACGGTGTATCCAGAGACGACGACGAGTTCGATGCCTATAGAAAACGAATGATGCTGGCATACAGATTTAGGCCTAATCCTTTG AATAATCCCCGGAGACCGTATTACTGA
- the LOC117221928 gene encoding uncharacterized protein LOC117221928, translating into MRMTDDKMKGNYNVSSIEMEQKKHYLPWSPLERNRFARKHTYVSCSKSVPRRNKHFVRYNMSRSLNSDKNVCGSSPENSSFEEDKRMSRSSKIMKALNFHTNLSHYGKTKIKKSLNFNLTPSPKRFSCAKKCTQQASRSSSLSASNKLSDLVKDPDDCANNSFAPSSSDSIDENQNETPLRRRAIERETLHYSTPNAKSNTKSLFSVNSTPLLRGRLKETIADIVHVNGTTPVSQTSKCVQGNSKRFDSSMTNTSRNLFHEFHEDDDDDRPQTPENVITIIPDSMSAIKRSHKKEKSSRRSGYCVMQLTNSFPDSSKPHMERLSLDHSENDISDTGSLFDYTEESKFGEESSRITNCDIIVPLTNFHERDVKETTSHESAKNISETVVPEVTADAVLESDTSVTSQNSIHFLRKDADHFIKRSYKKSKETNQTKLYGIKIPQHKVEAVKGENVTYRETITKPNVDIVEDKLVFTEESCSEISERACTPEKVNSSRLLLSQFSSVKKSHKKDKHANILSGFQKRQEYFNEEMDSARYSKTPESDVDVNVDVDVDVGVGVGVGVGVGVDVDVDVDVDVDVDVDVDVGVQEVANLTDSSCSLDVSSDKLSPSKRKIPLDEFLEHDTSVSCDSELQDCDIFQKEFQIFTPLKRKRSLIASNSKGYSHFYDLPSGKDKYSEADLANVNLSRCLTPILNIREHCEPSTERQSIATNSNESERLEAQDHDPNDRTGRSTPKNMSTAELYLNLDSIKKSHRKNKRGSNSRKLSFNPIENSAVEKGNWQNLSTEIGNDSFENFKLSQSDCDGNGMRNDSTSNEDDNVQGSSCIGASKQAASNTNVAEIALQNVTPPNCLKTKNYIKLLQETSIKRSHKKIRDQRKHEESIEPNQLSDDGSLFGDEEKLLDTEST; encoded by the exons ATGAGAATGACTGACGATAAAATGAAGGGAAATTACAACGTTAGTAGTATAGAAATGGAACAAAAAAAACATTATCTGCCTTGGAGTCCATTAGAACGGAACAGATTCGCAAGAAAACATACATATGTATCGTGCAGCAAATCTGTACCACGTAGGAATAAACATTTTGTTCGATATAATATGAGTAGATCGCTAAATTCTGATAAAAATGTGTGCGGATCTAGTCCAGAGAACAGTTCTTTCGAAGAGGACAAACGTATGTCCAGATCCTCCAAAATAATGAAAGCTTTAAATTTTCACACGAATCTGTCGCATTATGgaaaaacaaaaataaagaaatcattaaattttaatttgacTCCAAGCCCGAAAAGATTTTCTTGTGCGAAGAAATGTACACAACAAGCTTCGAGGTCGAGTTCTTTGTCTGCTTCGAACAAGCTTTCCGACTTGGTTAAAGACCCAGACGACTGTGCAAATAATAGCTTTGCGCCGAGTTCGTCCGATTCCATTGATGAAAATCAAAATGAAACACCACTGCGACGACGCGCAATAGAACGAGAAACCTTACACTATTCTACACCCAATGCGAAGTCGAATACAAAATCTTTGTTTTCTGTCAATTCTACGCCATTATTACGTGGACGGCTGAAAGAAACTATCGCTGATATTGTTCACGTTAACGGAACGACACCTGTTTCGCAGACATCGAAATGTGTTCAAGGCAATTCGAAACGTTTCGATAGTTCTATGACGAATACGTCGAGAAATTTATTTCACGAATTTCACGAGGATGACGACGACGATAGACCTCAAACACCTGAAAATGTAATTACTATAATCCCCGACAGTATGAGCGCTATCAAAAGAAGTCATAAAAAG GAAAAATCATCAAGACGAAGTGGATATTGTGTAATGCAACTTACAAACAGTTTTCCAGATTCAAGCAAACCGCATATGGAACGATTATCGCTGGATCATTCCGAAAATGATATCTCAGATACTGGTTCGTTGTTCGACTATACGGAAGAATCAAAATTTGGAGAAGAGTCGAGTCGCATAACGAACTGCGACATCATCGTTCCTTTGACTAACTTTCATGAACGCGATGTCAAAGAAACAACGTCGCATGAAAGCGCAAAAAATATTTCAGAAACTGTGGTACCAGAGGTAACGGCAGATGCTGTTTTAGAATCTGATACGTCGGTTACTTCACAGAATAGTATACATTTTTTACGAAAGGATGCCGACCATTTTATTAAAAGATCTTACAAAAAGAGTAAAGAAACAAATCAAACGAAATTATATGGTATAAAAATTCCACAACATAAAGTGGAAGCAGTCAAGGGGGAAAATGTAACCTATAGAGAAACTATCACCAAACCGAATGTAGACATTGTAgaggataaattagtatttacgGAAGAAAGTTGTTCTGAGATATCGGAACGAGCATGCACTCCCGAAAAAGTGAATTCTAGTAGATTGTTACTCTCACAATTTAGTTCCGTGAAAAAATCGCATAAGAAAGATAAGCATGCCAACATACTGTCTGGTTTTCAAAAACGGCAAGAGTATTTTAACGAAGAAATGGACTCTGCTAGATACAGTAAAACTCCAGAATCGGACGTTGACGTCAATGTTGACGTTGACGTTGACGTTGGCGTTGGCGTTGGCGTTGGCGTTGGCGTTGGCGTTGACGTTGACGTTGACGTTGACGTTGACGTTGACGTTGACGTTGACGTTGATGTTGGAGTACAAGAAGTGGCAAATCTTACCGATTCTAGTTGTTCGTTGGACGTATCCTCGGATAAGTTGTCTCCGAGTAAAAGAAAAATTCCATTGGACGAATTCTTGGAACACGATACCAGCGTGTCGTGCGATTCAGAATTGCAAGACTGCGACATATTTCAAAAGGAATTTCAAATTTTCACTCCACTGAAAAGAAAACGGTCATTAATCGCTTCGAATTCCAAAGGGTATTCGCATTTCTACGATTTACCGTCTGGCAAAGATAAATATTCCGAGGCAGACCTCGCAAACGTCAACTTATCGAGATGTTTAACACCGATTCTAAACATTCGAGAGCATTGCGAGCCATCGACCGAACGCCAATCGATAGCCACAAACTCTAACGAATCCGAGAGATTGGAGGCACAAGATCATGATCCGAACGATAGAACTGGCAGGTCGACACCTAAAAACATGTCAACCGCAGAATTGTATCTGAATTTAGATTCCATAAAGAAATCTCACAGAAAGAATAAACGTGGCAGCAATTCGCGAAAACTGAGTTTTAATCCGATTGAAAATAGTGCAGTTGAGAAAGGGAATTGGCAGAATTTATCGACCGAGATCGGAAACGATTCTTTTGAGAATTTTAAGCTTTCGCAATCGGACTGCGATGGAAACGGTATGCGCAACGATTCAACATCAAACGAAGACGATAATGTGCAAGGTTCGAGTTGTATTGGCGCAAGTAAACAGGCCGCGTCGAACACGAATGTCGCGGAGATCGCACTTCAAAATGTCACACCACCGAATTGTTTGAAAacgaaaaattatataaaattgttaCAAGAAACGTCTATCAAACGATCACACAAAAAGATCCGAGATCAAAGAAAACACGAAGAATCCATCGAACCGAATCAGCTATCGGACGACGGATCTCTATTCGGGGATGAAGAGAAATTGCTTGACACTGAATCAActtaa
- the LOC117221926 gene encoding uncharacterized protein LOC117221926 isoform X2: MAYRGVKGSDPFVSKTSRNERFAQMSKQEQIIQQKKLEIQAKMQEQKAKEAVENLKKGNALIPNSRTIKANTAKKQEEKPAVSQTINLFANDGSFLDQFKRIASNKGTAKTESIFPLKSEEKREDKYSETMQDKERKKTNDTSRDCENRRDRKRVDSRWERSSDKRHSSSSSPSPTRHASSQSPEARRNFNQLPSNGQRMQHNQQQYFPRNGNSSLVPPLASQTVMHLTNVPPPNIRNIITNIPPPNLSKMLPPKNLVNSYPGLDDRSGDSRLQMSSHALHASSHSSVQTIHANTNVPPPNIHISRTIQPNLQNLPPPTLSTSASLLPSSAASSLSSSSTCSNSGSSSSSSTCSTSSLLQQPPPPPPPPPPPPPPPPPPLPPSSSSTATSSASILSTSAAVSGTQQHIISCGRQCGVLRPSTLQPTNLPPPNIPPPNLLSTLTEIPPNMMTIPPSQTIVVTVPNASNVPNIPPPNVIPSVMMSTPPPPVHNVPSSINSVPPPNLNIPPPNVPPPPIMQSAGPLPPLMSTSYPLPNQVAQVPMGPPNIQVPPPARPLSGLQATEQLEAEQLARIVADCGDEIEQEAREKNAQDPKLWFLHQKQSAAYLQYRGLVAKFRAEKSTKEQKDSGAEPYCPEEALSDNDDSEHIHANKHVFSMQDRSKEENKEERKRKRRSRWGDPDNKVSIAEINTLSVQKQNSGGLSQPGIAIPGQIGQPAVIIPSSKMQHAKAKNPMLTKISRNDPALIQYARQTFGTLDLTEEQWKKAEDHYKINLLYQNLLRKREELKRLEAQGKHKYEYDSDEETEGGTWEHKLRSAEMEATQMWAEELTAQAEGKHHIGDFLPPDELKKFLEQYNAVKQGKEPDLSDYKEYKLKEDNIGFQMLQKLGWSEGQGLGSEGNGRIEPVNKATNRFDSAGLGSERPDGVSRDDDEFDAYRKRMMLAYRFRPNPLNNPRRPYY, from the exons ATGGCGTATCGTGGTGTAAAAGGTTCTGATCCGTTTGTTTCGAAAACATCTCGAAATGAACGTTTCGCGCAAATGTCGAAACaagaacaaattattcagcaGAAGAAACTAGAGATACAAGCTAAAATGCAAGAACAGAAAGCGAAAGAAGCTGTGGAAAATTTGAAAAAGGGCAATGCTCTAATTCCGAATTCAAGAACAATTAAAGCTAATACTGCCAA GAAACAAGAAGAGAAACCAGCCGTGTCGCAAACGATTAATCTATTTGCCAACGACGGCAGTTTTTTAGATCAATTTAAAAGAATCGCGAGTAACAAAGGAACAGCAAAAACGGAGTCGATATTTCCTTTGAAATCTgaagagaaaagagaagacaagTACTCGGAGACTATGCAGGATAAGGAAAGAAAGAAGACCAACGACACGAGCAGGGACTGTGAAAATAGGAGAGACCGTAAAAGAGTCGATTCTAGATGGGAAAGAAGCTCCGATAAGAGACATAGTTCGTCTTCGAGTCCATCTCCTACCAGACACGCGTCGTCGCAAAGCCCGGAAGCTCGACGTAATTTCAACCAATTACCTTCCAATGGACAGCGCATGCAACACAATCAGCAACAGTATTTTCCCAGAAATGGAAATTCGTCTCTCGTGCCTCCTCTTGCGTCTCAAACTGTGATGCATCTGACAAACGTACCTCCGCCTAATATAAGAAACATCATAACCAACATTCCTCCTCCAAACTTATCAAAAATGCTTCCTCCGAAGAATTTGGTCAACTCCTATCCTGGACTGGACGATCGATCTGGAGATAGTAGATTGCAGATGTCGTCGCATGCATTACACGCATCATCACACTCCTCTGTACAAACTATACACGCAAATACCAATGTGCCTCCGCCGAATATTCACATTTCTCGGACGATACAACCTAATCTACAAAATTTACCACCGCCTACACTTTCTACATCCGCATCGTTACTACCATCGTCGGCGGCGTCATCGTTATCGTCATCTTCTACATGTTCCAATTCGGGTTCATCTTCCTCCTCATCCACGTGTTCGACTTCATCATTATTACAacaaccaccaccaccaccacctccACCACCACCGCCACCACCACCGCCACCACCACCGTTACCACCGTCGTCATCGTCAACGGCGACTTCGTCAGCCTCGATATTATCAACGTCAGCAGCGGTATCGGGCACGCAACAGCATATAATCTCATGTGGGCGTCAATGCGGTGTACTACGACCCTCTACTTTACAACCTACGAATCTACCACCTCCAAATATTCCTCCACCCAATCTGTTATCAACGTTGACGGAAATACCGCCAAATATGATGACCATCCCACCTTCGCAGACGATCGTAGTCACCGTACCGAATGCATCCAACGTACCCAATATTCCCCCGCCAAATGTGATACCATCCGTGATGATGTCGACTCCACCACCCCCAGTTCATAATGTACCGTCGAGTATAAATTCAGTTCCCCCACCAAATTTAAATATTCCACCCCCGAACGTGCCACCACCACCCATTATGCAAAGTGCTGGTCCACTTCCTCCTTTAATGTCAACGAGCTATCCTCTTCCCAATCAAGTCGCTCAGGTACCTATGGGACCGCCTAATATTCAAGTGCCACCACCGGCAAGGCCATTGTCTGGTCTTCAAGCTACCGAACAGCTAG AGGCTGAGCAGCTGGCACGCATCGTCGCTGATTGTGGAGATGAAATCGAGCAGGAAGCGCGAGAGAAGAATGCACAAGATCCTAAATTATG GTTTCTGCACCAAAAGCAAAGTGCAGCGTACCTGCAGTACAGGGGCTTAGTGGCCAAGTTTCGTGCTGAAAAGTCGACCAAGGAACAGAAAGACAGCGGTGCTGAACCGTATTGTCCGGAAGAAGCACTCAGCGATAACGACGACAGCGAacatattcatgcgaacaaaCATGTTTTCTCGATGCAAG ATCGATCAAAGGAGGAGAACAAAGAAGAACGTAAACGGAAAAGACGTAGTCGTTGGGGTGACCCGGACAATAAAGTGTCGATAGCGGAAATCAACACATTATCTGTGCAGAAACAAAACAGTGGGGGTCTTTCGCAACCAGGTATTGCGATTCCTGGACAAATCGGGCAACCAGCTGTGATAATACCATCGTCAAAGATGCAACATGCCAAAGCTAAAAATCCCATGTTAACCAAAATTTCAAGAAACGATCCAGCTTTGATACAGTACGCTCGGCAAACATTCGGCACGTTGGATCTCACCGAGGAACAATGGAAAAAAGCGGAGGATCATTATAAG ATAAATCTGCTCTATCAAAATTTGTTGAGAAAAAGGGAAGAATTAAAACGTTTGGAGGCACAGGGGAAGCATAAATACGAATACGATAGCGACGAAGAAACCGAAGGTGGCACTTGGGAACATAAACTTAGATCCGCCGAAATGGAAGCCACTCAAATGTGGGCGGAAGAACTGACGGCCCAAGCGGAAGGAAAACATCATATCGGTGACTTTTTACCGCCGGACGAACTTAAGAAATTCTTGGAACAATACAACGCGGTCAAGCAAGGAAAAGAACCTGATCTTAGCGACTATAAAGAGTACAAGCTGAAAGAAGATAATATAG GATTTCAGATGTTGCAGAAACTAGGTTGGAGCGAGGGGCAAGGCTTGGGTAGCGAGGGCAATGGTCGTATCGAACCTGTCAATAA GGCCACTAATCGATTCGATAGTGCTGGCTTAGGATCGGAAAGACCGGACGGTGTATCCAGAGACGACGACGAGTTCGATGCCTATAGAAAACGAATGATGCTGGCATACAGATTTAGGCCTAATCCTTTG AATAATCCCCGGAGACCGTATTACTGA